A window of Hemibagrus wyckioides isolate EC202008001 linkage group LG03, SWU_Hwy_1.0, whole genome shotgun sequence contains these coding sequences:
- the msh6 gene encoding LOW QUALITY PROTEIN: DNA mismatch repair protein Msh6 (The sequence of the model RefSeq protein was modified relative to this genomic sequence to represent the inferred CDS: deleted 1 base in 1 codon), with protein MTHKPRPLPLCTFPRMFCTACVHAKQPSISIINFVQTAMAKQSSIFNFFKKSPPAVGKTKSNPTPAEADLPSVSKSSSFPKEEAKQAAPNSKKAAGNPSKSLAKVGHVKTLGQRAADTNQSSSFSFHAGDLVWAKLEGHPWWPCMIVPQPLNGQQMRGRGQDQRVHVHFFDEPATRGWVRTKYIREYKGSDSADAKAGGLFFSGKPVIRKAMELADYVLQDSPEQRLKMPVCMDASDEEAEEEEMMEVEKSTLSDEELSEGEVQKVKPSRRSSRAAAENAQKPKRRRIVVASDSEDSGEEFKPDQAETSSEDEGEDGVISDAEESTPASEPDSPVKPVKRKRVSEKTVKTKNTAMHSEIQKRNPVSLAADTKSRLSAFSAPDSFESQGNAAGNQDVTGVWDHEKLDWFQDGKRKDAQRRRQSDNDYDPTTLYVPEDFLNRVTPGMRRWWQLKSEMFDTVLFYKVGKFYELYHMDAVIGVNELGLTFMKGTWAHSGFPEIGFGRFSDVLVQKGFKVARIEQTETPEMMEARCKAMVRPTKFDRVVRREVCRIITRGTQTYSVLDGAPSESESKYLLSVKEKNQEENLGQCHIYGVSFIDSSVGRFYVGQFQDDRHCSRLRTLLAHYVPAQVLFEKGNLSADTRKIFKTSLSSAMHENLNAGSQFWDAQKTLKTLADEDYFKESREEGGNSSGSYLPEVLKAMTSESDSLGLTPKEGYELALSALGGCIFYLKKCLVDHELLSMANFQEYVPVDVEIQQSENESNFFAQTRQHMVLDGVTLANLEILQNSSTGGTEGTLLEQLDTCCTPFGKRLLKQWLCGPLCNPASINDRLNALEDLMAVPAQATEVTELLKKLPDLERLLSKIHSIGTPLKGKDHPDSRAVLYEETVYSKRKIADFLSTLEGFKTMQEIVSIMESVSEKFQSKLLRQVVILKTRSDEGLFPDLGPELTRWDTAFDHQKARTTGVITPKAGFDPEYDQALNGIKECERNLQDYLGRQKKRLGCKNLSYWGTGRNRYQMEVPDSVSDRSIPEEFEVRSTKKGWKRYSTKEIEHMFSELQSWEDKRDASLKDCMRKLFYNFDKNYRDWQTAVECMSVLDVLLSLSRYSQSGNGPMAKPKIVLPGNGPHSSPFLDLRGSRHPCVTKTYFGDDFIPNDICIGCPSSEEEGSENKKALAPCVLVTGPNMGGKSTLMRQCGLIVILAQLGCYVPAESLCLTPVDRVFTRLGASDRIMSGESTFFVELSETASILLHGTTHSLVLLDELGRGTATYDGTAIASAVVKELSKRICCRTLFSTHYHSLVEDYAQESAVKLGHMACMVENECDEDPSQETITFLYKFISGACPKSYGFNAARLAAIPEEVIQSGHCKAREFERSTMALRIFKKVCSFAEDPTTNHEQFARLVQMTGNLY; from the exons ATGACGcacaagccccgcccacttcctCTTTGCACTTTCCCGCGAATGTTCTGCACAGCTTGTGTGCATGCGAAGCAGCCTAGCATTTCAATTATA AATTTTGTTCAAACAGCTATGGCAAAACAAAGCtccatttttaatttctttaaaaagtcGCCGCCAGCCGTCGGGAAAACAAAATCTAATCCGACTCCAGCCGAAGCAGATTTGCCTTCAGTTTCCAAATCCAGCAGTTTCCCCAAGGAGGAAGCTAAGCAAGCCGCCCCAAACAGCAAGAAGGCTGCGGGAAACCCCAGCAAGTCTCTGGCTAAAGTCGGTCATGTCAAAACTTTGGGACAAAGAGCTGCGGACACAAACCAGAG CTCTTCATTCTCCTTTCATGCGGGTGATCTGGTATGGGCAAAACTAGAAGGACATCCATGGTGGCCCTGCATGATAGTGCCCCAGCCATTGAATGGGCAGCAGATGAGGGGCAGAGGCCAAGATCAGAGAGTGCATGTCCATTTTTTTGATGAGCCAGCAACCAGGGGTTGGGTCAGAACGAAGTACATTCGAGAATATAAAG GTTCAGATAGTGCTGATGCCAAAGCGGGTGGTTTGTTCTTCAGTGGCAAGCCTGTGATTCGCAAGGCTATGGAGTTGGCAGACTATGTGCTGCAGGACAGTCCTGAACAACGACTTAAGATGCCTGTTTGTATGGATGCCTCTGATGAGGAAGCAGAGGAGGAAGAAATGATGGAG GTTGAAAAATCAACACTATCAGATGAAGAACTGTCAGAAGGAGAGGTTCAGAAGGTGAAGCCTAGTAGGCGTTCATCACGTGCAGCAGCGGAGAATGCTCAGAAACCCAAACGTCGGCGTATTGTGGTGGCCTctgacagtgaggacagtggtgaggagtTCAAGCCAGATCAAGCAGAAACCAGCAGTGAGGATGAGGGTGAAGATGGGGTCATCAGTGATGCGGAGGAGAGTACACCTGCATCTGAACCGGACAGTCCTGTGAAACCTGTAAAACGAAAGCGTGTATCAGAGAAAActgttaaaacaaaaaacacggCTATGCATTCAGAGATCCAGAAGCGCAATCCTGTGAGTCTTGCAGCTGACACAAAGTCACGTCTGTCTGCTTTTTCTGCTCCTGACAGCTTTGAGAGTCAGGGCAATGCTGCAGGAAACCAGGATGTGACTGGTGTGTGGGACCATGAAAAACTGGATTGGTTCCAGGATGGCAAACGAAAGGATGCTCAGAGGAGGCGTCAGTCCGATAATGACTATGACCCAACCACTTTATATGTGCCTGAAGATTTTCTTAACAGGGTTACGCCTGGTATGCGTCGGTGGTGGCAGCTCAAGTCAGAGATGTTTGATACTGTTCTTTTCTATAAAGTTGGCAAATTTTATGAGCTGTACCACATGGATGCTGTGATTGGTGTCAATGAGTTGGGGCTTACTTTCATGAAAGGCACCTGGGCACATTCTGGTTTCCCTGAGATAGGTTTTGGCCGTTTCTCTGATGTACTTGTACAAAAAGGTTTCAAAGTGGCACGCATAGAACAGACTGAAACCCCTGAAATGATGGAAGCACGATGTAAGGCTATGGTGCGTCCCACTAAATTTGATCGTGTAGTTCGGAGAGAGGTATGCAGAATAATCACCCGTGGCACCCAGACGTATAGTGTGCTTGATGGTGCCCCTTCTGAGTCAGAGAGCAAGTACCTGCTGAGTGTGAAAGAAAAGAATCAGGAAGAAAATTTAGGCCAATGCCACATATATGGGGTCAGCTTCATTGACAGCTCTGTGGGGCGCTTTTATGTAGGCCAGTTCCAAGATGACCGCCACTGTTCCCGTCTGCGTACCTTACTGGCACATTATGTGCCAGCCCAGGTGCTGTTCGAGAAGGGTAATTTGTCAGCTGATACACGAAAAATCTTCAAGACTTCTCTCTCCTCAGCAATGCATGAGAATCTCAATGCTGGCTCACAATTCTGGGATGCCCAGAAAACCCTGAAAACCTTGGCAGATGAAGACTACTTCAAAGAAAGTAGAGAAGAGGGTGGTAATTCTTCAGGATCATATCTCCCCGAAGTTCTAAAAGCAATGACTTCAGAAAGTGACTCTCTGGGTCTTACTCCTAAAGAAGGATATGAACTTGCTCTCTCTGCACTTGGGGGATGCATATTCTATCTTAAAAAATGTCTGGTGGATCACGAACTTCTTTCCATGGCTAACTTTCAAGAATATGTTCCAGTGGATGTGGAGATACAACAGTCAGAGAATGAATCAAATTTCTTTGCCCAAACGCGCCAGCACATGGTTCTGGATGGAGTGACACTGGCCAACCTTGAGATTCTCCAGAATAGTTCTACTGGAGGCACAGAAGGTACTCTGCTTGAACAGTTGGACACCTGCTGTACTCCTTTTGGTAAGAGGCTACTAAAACAATGGCTCTGTGGTCCCCTCTGTAACCCAGCCTCAATTAATGATCGGTTAAATGCTCTTGAAGACCTAATGGCTGTTCCAGCACAAGCTACTGAGGTTACAGAACTCCTGAAGAAACTTCCAGACCTTGAGAGGTTACTCAGCAAAATCCATAGTATTGGTACTCCTCTGAAGGGAAAAGATCACCCAGACAGCAGAGCAGTTCTTTATGAGGAGACTGTCTATAGCAAGCGCAAGATTGCTGATTTCCTTTCAACTCTGGAAGGGTTCAAAACCATGCAGGAAATAGTGTCAATTATGGAGTCCGTCTCGGAGAAATTCCAATCCAAATTGTTGCGGCAAGTAGTGATCCTAAAAACAAGAAGTGACGAGGGGTTGTTTCCCGATCTTGGACCTGAGCTTACCCGCTGGGACACAGCTTTTGACCATCAAAAAGCGCGTACAACTGGTGTGATCACACCCAAGGCTGGCTTTGACCCAGAGTATGATCAGGCTCTGAATGGCATCAAGGAATGTGAGAGAAATCTGCAAGACTACTTGGGTCGACAGAAGAAGAGACTTGGCTGCAAGAATCTATCTTATTGGGGCACAGGACGGAATCGCTATCAAATGGAGGTTCCAGACAGTGTTTCTGACAGGAGCATACCAGAAGAATTTGAGGTTAGGTCCACAAAGAAAGGCTGGAAAAGATACTCAACAAAGGAGATTGAGCATATGTTCTCAGAGCTGCAGAGCTGGGAGGACAAAAGGGATGCATCATTGAAAGATTGCATGAGGAAACTGTTTTACAACTTCGATAAAAACTACAGAGACTGGCAGACTGCTGTGGAGTGCATGTCTGTTCTTG ATGTGCTGTTGAGTTTGTCCCGATACAGCCAGAGTGGGAATGGGCCGATGGCAAAACCAAAGATTGTTCTGCCAGGAAATGGCCCCCATTCTTCCCCTTTCCTGGACCTCAGAGGGTCTCGGCACCCCTGTGTCACCAAAACCTATTTTGGTGATGACTTTATTCCCAATGACATCTGTATTGGTTGTCCTAGCAGTGAGGAAGAGGGGAGTGAAAACAAGAAGGCACTAGCCCCATGTGTACTTGTTACAGGGCCAAACATGGGAGGCAAGTCAACCCTAATGAGACAG TGTGGCCTGATTGTGATCTTGGCACAGCTGGGCTGCTATGTACCTGCTGAAAGCCTGTGTCTAACCCCCGTGGACCGAGTGTTCACACGCCTCGGTGCCTCAGATCGTATCATGTCTG GTGAGAGTACATTCTTTGTGGAGCTTAGTGAAACAGCCAGTATCCTCTTGCATGGAACCACTCATTCACTTGTTCTTCTTGATGAACTGG GCAGGGGTACAGCAACCTATGATGGCACAGCCATAGCAAGTGCAGTGGTGAAGGAACTTTCCAAGAGGATCTGCTGCCGAACTCTGTTCTCCACCCACTACCACTCACTCGTAGAAGACTACGCTCAGGAGTCTGCTGTTAAACTTGGTCACATG GCGTGCATGGTGGAGAATGAATGTGATGAGGATCCTAGCCAAGAGACAATCACTTTCCTGTATAAGTTTATCAGTGGTGCTTGTCCTAAGAGCTATGGATTTAATGCTGCACGCCTTGCTGCTATCCCTGAAGAGGTGATTCAGTCAGGACATTGTAAAGCCCGTGAGTTTGAGAGGAGCACCATGGCTCTGAGGATCTTCAA GAAAGTGTGTTCATTTGCTGAAGATCCCACAACCAACCACGAACAGTTTGCTAGACTTGTTCAGATGACTGGTAACCTGTACTAG